One Scytonema millei VB511283 DNA window includes the following coding sequences:
- a CDS encoding NACHT domain-containing protein, which translates to MARRSLQASTIGIEKAKRAFRHTQWTQEDLACEVGIETRQPIWKFFAGKPIERQTFLEICFRLGLDWQEIAALPTDSISTKEENENDERANLDTLVRAARSHCHDKIQAEYGAIRLLDTARPIELEDIYIKLDVFEDVTSNRRLDKSHLNCPRIEDPSCQSCNEVRQKHVSAAQVIETYSKLTILGKPGSGKTTLLQYIAIQCNRGGLFSDRLPIFIRLRSFAEDASKTQHFSLFSYISQELCKIGFSEPQIETLLHHGQALFLLDGLDEVEEEYRAEVQQQISVLSKDYDKNQFIVSCRTSTPWYWLEKFTDVEIADLNFSQVEAFAQQWFVNVSNNPREQGLVQADRVLKELMLPENQSIYSLVRTPLFLHLACSLFQTNLSFAAQHAELYKQALDILLVRWDRVRGIKPDKSLYQLSLPHKIKLLSQIAAITFEQDNYYFTQSNLLHYIKDYLRTLPNTPSDSEELYFISETVIRSLLVEHGVIVEQAQGIYSFSYPTFQEYFTARNIVANLEPEALNRNLRQLTIHMSDPRWHEVFLFVMEMIEDADPLIQLMQQRSDELVDADEKLQQFLIWLQQKSLSVEVPYEPAAVRAFYLSLELHGESEPAYDLSLSIEIDPRLTSKLTYDLYLDLALKRLLSIGLTICDRPSEEQILAIISAFPYKIDLDCHSKLQNLLEELREQLPNPQQSQEKLKEWWSTNGQTWVEEMRSQILWERNIGYQWQFSEYQKAILQQYYVAKYLVVKCLKKSREISFSVRAKIEETFLLPALLKVLHY; encoded by the coding sequence ATGGCACGACGCTCCCTACAAGCATCTACTATAGGTATTGAAAAAGCGAAAAGGGCTTTTAGACATACGCAATGGACGCAAGAAGATCTAGCATGTGAAGTTGGAATTGAAACACGCCAACCAATATGGAAGTTTTTCGCAGGCAAACCGATTGAGCGGCAGACATTTCTAGAAATTTGCTTTCGTCTAGGTTTAGATTGGCAAGAGATTGCAGCTCTACCAACTGATAGCATATCGACAAAGGAAGAGAACGAGAACGACGAGAGAGCAAATCTCGATACCTTAGTACGAGCAGCGCGATCGCATTGTCACGATAAAATTCAAGCAGAGTATGGGGCTATACGGTTATTAGATACAGCCCGACCAATAGAGTTAGAAGATATTTATATTAAACTTGATGTATTCGAGGACGTTACAAGTAATAGACGGTTAGACAAATCTCATTTAAATTGCCCTAGGATCGAAGATCCGAGCTGCCAGAGTTGTAATGAAGTTCGTCAAAAACACGTCTCAGCAGCACAAGTAATTGAAACTTATTCTAAGCTGACGATTCTAGGTAAACCAGGGTCTGGCAAAACCACACTTTTGCAGTACATTGCTATTCAGTGCAATCGAGGTGGCTTGTTTTCAGATCGGCTACCAATCTTTATCCGACTAAGAAGCTTTGCTGAGGATGCCAGCAAAACTCAACACTTTAGTTTATTCAGCTATATTAGTCAAGAGTTATGTAAAATCGGATTTTCTGAGCCGCAAATTGAAACTTTACTTCATCACGGTCAAGCATTGTTTCTACTGGATGGCTTAGATGAAGTAGAAGAAGAGTATAGAGCAGAGGTTCAGCAACAGATTAGTGTTTTGTCAAAAGATTATGACAAAAATCAGTTTATAGTTTCCTGTCGCACTTCCACACCGTGGTACTGGCTTGAGAAATTTACTGATGTTGAGATAGCTGATTTAAACTTCTCTCAAGTCGAAGCATTCGCTCAGCAGTGGTTTGTAAACGTCAGCAATAACCCCAGAGAACAAGGGTTAGTACAAGCAGATCGGGTTCTAAAAGAACTAATGTTGCCTGAAAATCAGTCAATTTATAGCCTTGTTAGAACACCTCTTTTTCTGCACCTAGCTTGTTCTCTATTTCAAACCAATTTAAGCTTTGCTGCTCAACACGCTGAGTTATACAAACAAGCATTAGATATTTTGTTAGTTCGGTGGGATCGCGTCAGAGGAATTAAACCAGATAAAAGTCTCTATCAGTTATCTTTACCTCATAAGATAAAACTACTCAGCCAGATTGCCGCTATTACCTTTGAGCAAGACAACTACTATTTTACGCAGAGTAATCTCTTGCATTATATCAAAGACTATCTTCGCACTTTACCCAATACTCCATCTGATTCAGAAGAACTTTACTTCATTAGTGAAACAGTGATAAGGTCGCTCTTGGTAGAACATGGAGTCATAGTAGAACAAGCTCAAGGAATCTACTCATTCTCATATCCCACTTTTCAAGAATATTTCACGGCTAGAAATATTGTTGCTAATCTTGAGCCAGAAGCTTTAAATAGAAATCTGAGGCAGTTGACTATCCACATGAGCGATCCTCGCTGGCATGAAGTTTTTCTATTCGTTATGGAAATGATAGAAGATGCCGATCCTCTAATTCAGTTAATGCAACAACGCAGCGATGAGCTGGTAGATGCTGATGAGAAATTGCAGCAGTTTCTGATCTGGCTTCAGCAGAAATCTCTTTCAGTCGAAGTACCTTACGAACCTGCCGCAGTTCGTGCTTTTTATCTATCGTTGGAGCTTCACGGCGAATCAGAACCAGCTTACGACTTGTCTCTCTCCATTGAGATCGATCCAAGACTTACGAGTAAGCTGACTTACGATCTATATTTGGATCTAGCTTTGAAACGCTTGCTATCCATAGGACTTACTATCTGCGATCGCCCGTCTGAGGAACAAATTCTTGCTATAATCTCTGCCTTTCCTTACAAGATAGATCTCGATTGTCACTCCAAATTGCAAAATTTACTAGAAGAACTTAGAGAACAACTACCCAACCCTCAACAAAGCCAAGAAAAGCTCAAGGAATGGTGGAGTACTAATGGTCAAACTTGGGTTGAGGAAATGAGGTCTCAGATCCTCTGGGAGCGTAATATCGGTTACCAATGGCAGTTCAGCGAATATCAGAAGGCAATACTTCAGCAATACTATGTTGCTAAGTACTTAGTAGTAAAGTGCCTTAAAAAGAGTCGTGAAATCAGTTTTAGCGTACGAGCAAAAATTGAGGAAACATTTCTTTTGCCAGCATTACTGAAAGTTTTGCACTATTGA
- a CDS encoding glycosyltransferase family 4 protein, with protein MKNSKKNKIDILMVGDSLSKQGGIVTLEKHMLKHAPANVQIQHIGTAVDGSAMQKAFGFAIALVRVILVLLTKKVDIVHAHVAERGSAYRKSIVILIAKFLFCKPVILHSNSPEFYKFYQGLSLNVRQGLLRAFSQCDRFIAVSESWRNFYVDKFGLKPEQVLVLANPIELPTQVPHRERSNQINLVFLGRIGQRKGTFDLIRAFAMLPEPIRNQANLTLAGDGEVDKARDLVTSYSSRTSTICDRITIYDWLNPQQRDALLTKAHVFILPTYNEGLPLALLKAMGWGLPVIATQVGGIPDLIVSGKNGLLVQPGDIQQLSTAIESLIQNQNLRHSLGSAARESVTPLDVKSYFSFLLPIYDSVLDS; from the coding sequence ATGAAAAATAGCAAAAAAAACAAAATCGATATTCTTATGGTGGGAGACAGCTTATCTAAGCAGGGAGGAATTGTAACTTTAGAAAAGCATATGTTGAAACATGCTCCTGCTAACGTGCAAATTCAACATATTGGCACGGCAGTTGATGGTTCGGCAATGCAAAAAGCTTTTGGGTTTGCGATCGCCCTGGTTCGGGTTATCTTGGTGCTATTAACGAAAAAAGTGGATATCGTTCACGCGCATGTAGCCGAGAGAGGCAGTGCTTATCGCAAATCAATTGTGATTCTAATTGCTAAATTCTTGTTTTGCAAACCCGTAATTCTACATTCTAATAGTCCTGAGTTTTATAAATTTTATCAGGGGTTATCGTTAAATGTCAGACAAGGATTGTTGCGGGCATTTAGTCAGTGCGATCGCTTCATTGCTGTTTCCGAGAGTTGGCGTAATTTCTACGTGGATAAATTTGGTTTAAAACCAGAACAAGTCTTGGTACTGGCTAATCCGATTGAATTACCAACTCAAGTTCCTCACCGAGAGCGATCGAACCAGATTAATCTTGTTTTTTTAGGACGCATCGGACAGCGTAAAGGCACTTTCGATCTGATTCGCGCTTTTGCCATGTTACCTGAGCCGATCAGAAACCAAGCAAATTTAACCTTGGCAGGAGATGGAGAGGTTGACAAAGCCCGCGATTTAGTCACGAGTTATAGTTCAAGAACTAGTACTATTTGCGATCGCATTACTATATACGATTGGCTCAATCCACAGCAACGAGATGCTTTATTAACTAAAGCACATGTCTTTATCTTACCTACTTACAATGAAGGATTACCCTTAGCTTTGCTAAAAGCAATGGGGTGGGGATTACCTGTCATCGCAACGCAAGTAGGGGGAATTCCCGATTTGATTGTCTCGGGAAAAAATGGTTTATTAGTCCAGCCTGGAGATATTCAACAACTCTCCACTGCCATTGAATCGCTAATTCAGAATCAAAATTTGAGACATTCTTTGGGTAGTGCGGCGAGGGAAAGCGTCACACCTTTGGATGTCAAAAGTTATTTCAGTTTCTTGTTGCCAATCTATGATTCAGTATTAGACTCTTAG
- a CDS encoding phosphomannose isomerase type II C-terminal cupin domain codes for MTQHQETKPMNALSVLPVPNPTNIIVTESRPWGSFTILEEGRGYKIKRIEVKPGHRLSLQMHHHRSEHWIVVSGTAKVTCGDREVLLKNNQSTYVPQCAAHRLENPGIISLVLIEVQNGEYLGEDDIIRFQDDYARTEN; via the coding sequence ATGACTCAACATCAAGAAACAAAACCAATGAACGCGCTGTCCGTACTTCCAGTACCCAATCCCACAAACATTATAGTAACTGAGTCACGCCCTTGGGGTTCTTTCACGATTTTAGAAGAAGGACGTGGATACAAAATCAAGCGCATAGAAGTTAAGCCTGGACACCGTCTCAGCCTGCAAATGCATCACCACCGCAGCGAACACTGGATTGTTGTCTCTGGTACAGCTAAGGTAACTTGTGGCGATCGAGAAGTGTTGCTGAAGAACAACCAGTCTACCTATGTACCTCAGTGTGCAGCTCACCGTTTAGAAAATCCAGGCATCATTTCCTTAGTTTTAATTGAAGTACAAAATGGTGAGTACTTAGGAGAAGATGATATCATCCGCTTTCAAGATGACTATGCTCGTACCGAAAACTAA
- a CDS encoding GumC family protein, with amino-acid sequence MESRESIDLDLSQYWLSLKRRWLPTVSIFATTVTLSIVAAAFMKPSYEGEGKLLFKIPSFNVVGSNLLPSISEGQETGDLRALVSTQNPISSQIEVISSPTLLQQTIDELQLKNERGEPQEVEAFKKAVKLKIVGGTDVLRITYKHHNPEKAAAVVNKIMELYLENDILTSRSEAEATRLFMGKQLPKSQAAVHQAEVKLRIFKQKNNIVDLSEEAKTAVANIGSLDNQIDNLKAELDQANTQTKELRQKVGLNPQQASAVSALSQSPAVQGVLIQLQDTERQLASQRSRYSDNNPVIIDLTAKKSNLEALLQKQIKQTVGSQTKVAAGLLQIGELRQDLIENLLQSDVQRRSLAQKLASLSNSRSTYEQRKNTIPQLVQNQQELERRLVVAQSTYQTLLKKIQELQVAENKTTAHARIIAQALVPEKPVLEQKLIILALGIMFGALLSTSTVLFLELRDRSLKTLEEIRQRFRYTLLGVIPLATNKVRSNNWDVESTNPEISVRDKPYSLTSEIYRMIQANLKFLSPDRALKTIVVTSAVPQEGKSTVSANLAAAIAQLGRKVLLVDADMRDSSQHHLWQLTNATGLSEVLVGQAQVSIATSKVMNNLDVLTAGVTPPNPLALLDSIQMAALVEGFASQYDFVIIDAPPLLLAADALTLSQMTDGILLVARPGVIDANSANAAQEMLERSGHNVLGLVVNGIVDQNEYSSYFSHANEGSVNEVIVW; translated from the coding sequence ATGGAATCTAGAGAATCTATTGATTTAGACTTGAGCCAATATTGGTTGAGCTTAAAACGAAGATGGTTACCCACTGTCAGTATTTTTGCAACTACAGTTACCCTCAGTATTGTAGCCGCTGCTTTCATGAAACCATCTTATGAAGGAGAAGGAAAACTATTATTTAAAATTCCCTCGTTTAACGTCGTAGGTTCTAATCTCCTACCTAGTATTTCTGAAGGACAAGAAACAGGAGATTTGAGAGCGCTAGTCTCAACTCAGAATCCTATCAGTAGTCAAATCGAAGTTATATCATCTCCTACTTTGTTACAGCAGACGATAGACGAATTGCAACTCAAAAACGAGCGAGGTGAACCGCAAGAAGTTGAGGCGTTCAAAAAGGCTGTAAAGCTAAAAATCGTTGGTGGCACAGATGTATTACGAATTACCTATAAACACCACAACCCTGAGAAAGCAGCAGCAGTAGTTAATAAAATCATGGAGTTGTACTTAGAAAATGATATCCTTACAAGTCGCTCCGAGGCAGAAGCAACTCGTCTATTTATGGGAAAACAGCTTCCTAAATCTCAAGCCGCCGTTCACCAAGCAGAAGTAAAACTACGCATCTTTAAACAAAAAAACAACATTGTCGATCTATCAGAAGAGGCTAAAACAGCTGTTGCAAATATTGGTAGTTTAGATAACCAAATTGATAATCTTAAGGCTGAACTGGACCAAGCAAATACCCAAACTAAAGAGCTTCGTCAAAAAGTAGGTCTAAATCCTCAACAAGCAAGTGCAGTGAGCGCCCTCAGTCAATCGCCTGCGGTACAGGGAGTCCTTATCCAACTTCAAGATACAGAACGACAATTAGCGAGTCAGCGCAGCCGTTATTCGGATAACAACCCTGTAATTATCGATTTAACAGCGAAGAAATCTAACTTAGAGGCTCTCCTACAAAAACAAATAAAACAAACTGTTGGTAGTCAAACAAAAGTTGCAGCGGGACTATTGCAAATTGGAGAACTCAGGCAAGACTTGATCGAAAATTTGTTGCAATCAGATGTACAGCGTCGTAGTTTGGCTCAAAAACTAGCTTCTCTGTCTAATTCTCGTTCTACTTACGAACAACGAAAAAACACTATACCTCAATTAGTCCAAAATCAGCAGGAGTTAGAACGGAGACTTGTGGTCGCTCAGTCTACTTATCAAACTTTACTGAAAAAAATACAAGAATTACAGGTGGCTGAAAATAAAACTACAGCTCATGCGCGGATTATTGCTCAAGCTTTAGTTCCCGAAAAACCAGTATTAGAGCAAAAACTCATCATTTTAGCGCTGGGGATAATGTTTGGTGCTTTGTTGTCCACAAGTACTGTTCTCTTTCTTGAACTAAGAGATCGCTCTCTAAAAACACTTGAGGAAATTAGACAAAGGTTTAGATATACGTTGCTAGGAGTTATTCCCCTAGCTACTAATAAAGTCCGCTCCAATAATTGGGATGTGGAATCAACAAATCCAGAAATTTCTGTTAGAGATAAACCCTACTCCTTGACTAGCGAAATCTATCGCATGATTCAAGCTAATCTAAAATTTCTCAGTCCAGATCGGGCATTGAAAACTATTGTGGTAACTAGTGCTGTTCCTCAAGAAGGCAAGTCTACAGTTTCTGCTAATTTAGCAGCGGCGATCGCTCAACTAGGACGTAAAGTCTTACTCGTTGATGCAGACATGCGAGATTCTTCTCAGCATCATCTCTGGCAACTCACTAATGCAACAGGTTTGAGCGAGGTACTTGTAGGACAGGCTCAAGTTAGCATTGCCACGTCTAAGGTCATGAATAATCTTGATGTCTTAACTGCTGGAGTTACTCCTCCCAATCCACTAGCCTTGCTTGATTCCATACAGATGGCAGCACTAGTTGAAGGTTTTGCATCTCAGTATGACTTTGTGATTATCGATGCTCCTCCCCTTCTTCTTGCTGCTGATGCTCTGACTTTAAGCCAAATGACTGATGGAATTTTGTTAGTAGCTCGACCTGGAGTCATTGATGCTAACAGTGCCAATGCTGCTCAAGAGATGTTGGAGCGTTCAGGTCACAACGTCTTAGGTTTGGTAGTTAATGGGATCGTCGATCAAAATGAATATAGCAGTTATTTCTCTCATGCTAACGAAGGTAGTGTTAATGAGGTTATTGTATGGTGA
- a CDS encoding endo-1,4-beta-xylanase produces MAKKNLFTRRQTLFFWSSMFVSISVLTSKNALEPRQIYPLNKNFVASGNMSLGKRALIKGLLYGAAVNKDSLSANPQLVASVAKECAIIVSEWELKWNFLRPTSTSFDFMPADWLADFARTHGLLFRGHTLVWHEAMPKWFLKTINSKNAKQLLLEHITTVVKHYAGNIHSWDVVNEAINLQDRRSDGLRKTPWLQFIGRDYIEIAFRAAAEADPKAMLVYNDYGLEYDTPEHEAKRKAVLNLLKNLKSKGTPIHALGIQSHLSGNETRFNSQKFQKFLSEIANLDLKILITEIDVKDKNLPVDLKVRDRIVAATYEDYLSVVLDEPAVIAVLTWGLSDRYTWLSEYQPRRDGAKVRPLPLDANFKRKLAWNAIARAFDNAPYR; encoded by the coding sequence ATGGCGAAAAAAAATCTTTTCACAAGAAGGCAAACATTATTTTTTTGGTCAAGCATGTTTGTTAGTATTAGTGTTTTAACTAGTAAGAATGCACTCGAACCAAGGCAAATCTATCCTCTAAATAAAAACTTTGTAGCAAGTGGAAATATGTCTTTAGGTAAGCGAGCGCTGATTAAGGGATTATTGTATGGAGCAGCAGTTAACAAAGATTCCTTATCTGCAAATCCGCAATTGGTAGCAAGCGTTGCTAAAGAGTGCGCCATCATTGTTTCAGAGTGGGAATTAAAGTGGAATTTTCTGCGCCCCACATCTACTTCTTTTGACTTTATGCCTGCTGATTGGCTGGCTGATTTTGCCCGCACTCACGGGTTACTATTTCGCGGGCATACTTTAGTTTGGCATGAAGCTATGCCCAAATGGTTTCTCAAAACTATCAATAGCAAGAATGCTAAACAGTTATTACTAGAACACATTACTACAGTTGTTAAACATTATGCTGGAAATATCCATTCATGGGATGTGGTAAATGAAGCAATTAATTTACAGGACAGACGATCTGATGGGTTGAGGAAAACACCTTGGCTGCAATTTATAGGACGAGATTACATCGAAATAGCTTTTCGTGCAGCGGCAGAAGCCGATCCTAAAGCAATGCTAGTTTATAATGATTATGGACTGGAATATGACACTCCTGAACATGAGGCTAAAAGAAAGGCTGTACTGAATTTATTAAAGAATTTAAAGTCTAAAGGTACACCAATTCATGCTCTGGGTATTCAATCTCACTTGTCAGGCAACGAAACTCGCTTTAATTCTCAGAAGTTTCAAAAATTTCTCAGTGAAATAGCTAATCTAGATCTCAAAATCTTAATTACAGAAATAGATGTCAAAGATAAAAACTTGCCTGTAGATCTCAAAGTTCGCGATCGCATTGTCGCCGCCACTTATGAAGATTATCTGTCGGTAGTACTAGATGAGCCAGCAGTCATTGCAGTTTTAACGTGGGGATTGAGCGATCGCTATACCTGGCTCTCGGAATATCAACCACGGCGAGATGGTGCAAAGGTACGACCTTTACCGCTAGATGCCAATTTTAAACGTAAATTGGCATGGAATGCGATCGCCCGTGCTTTTGACAATGCTCCCTATCGTTAA
- a CDS encoding WecB/TagA/CpsF family glycosyltransferase, translated as MKNLLAESKIIQSLRMLGITVNALSIPQLNALITEAINLNKHWIIANHNLHSIYLYHHDPKMRAFYDKADYTHVDSMALVLLGRFLGLPLKREHRVTYADWIEPLIAEAAYQGWRVFYLGSKPGVAEQGAKNLKDRFPNLEIATADGYFDPTMESSENCDRLAIINAYQPHILMVGMSMPRQEHWILDNLEHLCANVILPSGAAIDYVAGTVPTPPRWSGKWGLEWLFRLIAEPRRLWRRYLVEPWLLLKLLLSEGWIRFKGG; from the coding sequence ATGAAAAACTTATTGGCTGAATCTAAAATCATTCAATCTCTAAGAATGTTGGGGATTACGGTTAATGCTTTGTCTATACCTCAGTTAAATGCTCTAATTACTGAAGCTATTAACCTTAACAAACATTGGATAATTGCTAACCATAACTTGCATAGCATTTACCTCTATCATCATGATCCTAAAATGCGAGCTTTTTACGATAAAGCGGATTACACCCATGTTGATAGTATGGCATTAGTTTTGCTTGGGCGCTTTTTGGGTCTTCCCTTAAAACGAGAACACCGAGTTACATACGCAGATTGGATAGAACCGCTCATAGCTGAGGCAGCTTACCAAGGATGGCGGGTATTCTATCTTGGTTCTAAGCCTGGAGTAGCTGAACAGGGAGCTAAGAACCTCAAAGATAGGTTTCCCAACTTAGAGATAGCTACGGCAGATGGATACTTCGATCCGACTATGGAGAGTTCAGAAAACTGCGATCGCTTGGCAATCATTAACGCTTATCAACCTCACATATTGATGGTAGGTATGAGTATGCCACGACAAGAACACTGGATACTCGATAACCTAGAACACCTTTGTGCTAACGTCATTTTACCATCAGGGGCAGCTATAGATTATGTTGCAGGTACAGTTCCTACTCCACCACGGTGGTCGGGAAAATGGGGCTTAGAATGGCTATTTCGACTAATAGCAGAACCGAGGCGATTATGGCGGCGCTACTTGGTTGAACCGTGGCTTTTATTGAAACTACTTTTATCAGAAGGATGGATAAGATTTAAAGGAGGTTAA
- a CDS encoding glycosyltransferase family 2 protein: MNKVSIVIPVYGAERYVSDAVQSALQQTYENIEILIVDDGSLDKSIEICQKFTDSRIKIIRQKNRGLPGARNTGIRHAQGKYIGFLDADDIWLPEKVEKHVNHLNNSRDVGVSFSYSAFINEDGEPLGTYQKPKFRDITPAYLLCRNPIGNGSAGIIRREAFAAIRFQDNLHGTVEDFYFDERLRHSNADATDFDCWLRIAIQAGWKIEGIPQVLTLYRVTSQSLSANMLKQLDAIEKVLEKTHSYAPEIVDLWGSRAKAVYQRHIARRAITQKSRDLAIKMSHQAIATDWRILIEEPQRTYSTLAAAYLLQLLPLSIYNQIEGFAFKIAGAIQKQRIIAEQSQI, encoded by the coding sequence ATGAATAAGGTATCTATTGTTATTCCAGTTTATGGCGCAGAAAGATATGTATCTGATGCAGTTCAGTCAGCTTTGCAACAAACATATGAAAATATAGAAATTTTGATTGTTGATGATGGTTCTCTTGATAAAAGTATAGAAATATGTCAAAAGTTCACTGATTCTAGGATAAAAATTATTCGTCAAAAAAATCGTGGACTTCCTGGAGCTAGAAATACAGGAATTCGTCATGCTCAAGGAAAATACATAGGATTTCTAGATGCTGATGACATTTGGCTACCAGAAAAAGTAGAAAAACACGTCAATCATCTCAATAATTCTCGCGATGTAGGCGTTAGTTTCAGCTATTCTGCTTTTATCAATGAAGATGGTGAACCCTTAGGTACTTATCAGAAACCTAAGTTCCGAGATATCACTCCAGCCTATTTACTGTGTCGTAATCCTATTGGTAATGGTTCAGCAGGGATAATACGACGCGAAGCATTTGCAGCAATTAGATTCCAAGATAACTTGCATGGAACTGTGGAAGACTTTTATTTCGATGAACGACTGCGCCATTCAAATGCCGACGCTACTGACTTTGATTGCTGGCTAAGGATTGCAATTCAGGCGGGATGGAAAATAGAGGGTATCCCTCAAGTTTTGACTCTTTATCGAGTCACCTCACAAAGCCTTTCGGCTAATATGCTCAAACAGTTAGACGCTATAGAAAAGGTACTTGAAAAGACGCACTCTTATGCTCCAGAGATTGTCGATCTCTGGGGTAGTAGAGCTAAAGCTGTTTATCAAAGGCATATAGCGCGAAGGGCTATCACACAAAAATCGAGAGATCTGGCAATAAAAATGTCTCACCAAGCAATAGCCACTGATTGGCGGATTCTGATAGAAGAACCACAACGCACATATTCAACTTTAGCTGCGGCTTATTTGCTTCAGTTGTTACCTCTCTCTATTTACAACCAGATCGAAGGTTTCGCCTTCAAGATAGCAGGAGCAATCCAAAAACAGCGAATTATAGCAGAGCAATCGCAAATATAA
- a CDS encoding O-antigen ligase family protein: protein MKKKLVVAENIFATLSLLHYTSGPLSVIFTGGISEGELTTIQPDNTLIWFLFLLNYGISFLLLIARWKTTIYLLSKDKFIWVLVGVALISISWSFSPEMTLRRGIALLGTTAFGFYLATRYSLKQLLYLLSWVFGIAIFLSFFFGMVLPQYGSMGGIHAGAWRGIYPHKNTLGGTMVLSAIVFFLLAMDSKNYRFILGCGFLFSVVLVLLSTSKTSLTNLVFLVAAIHIYRTFRQRYEIMVPTLIAITIVSGSFYILLISNLDNFMGLLGKNATLTGRTDLWPAVVNKIQQRPWLGYGYSGFWSTDWTGESVDVWYIIGWISPNSHNGVLDLWLDLGLLGVLIFLIGFWKNLINGLAWIRQSKTSVSIFPLVYFTYIVLANLTENTLLVQNSIFWVLYVTISLLLIKLPVNLRNT from the coding sequence ATGAAAAAAAAATTAGTGGTTGCCGAAAATATATTTGCTACTTTGTCTTTATTGCATTATACGTCGGGTCCTCTATCTGTTATTTTTACAGGAGGAATAAGTGAAGGAGAGTTAACTACAATTCAACCAGATAATACTTTGATATGGTTTCTTTTTCTTCTCAATTACGGAATCAGCTTTTTACTCCTGATCGCGCGATGGAAAACAACAATTTATTTGCTCAGTAAAGATAAATTTATCTGGGTTTTAGTAGGGGTTGCCTTAATTTCAATTTCATGGTCTTTTTCTCCAGAAATGACACTACGCCGTGGTATAGCTTTGCTTGGAACAACTGCTTTCGGATTCTATTTAGCGACACGTTACAGCTTAAAACAGCTACTTTATTTACTGAGCTGGGTCTTTGGTATAGCAATATTCCTAAGTTTTTTCTTTGGTATGGTGCTGCCTCAATACGGGTCTATGGGAGGAATCCATGCAGGAGCTTGGCGGGGGATATATCCACATAAAAATACTTTGGGAGGAACTATGGTGCTAAGCGCAATTGTTTTTTTTCTCCTAGCTATGGATAGCAAAAATTATCGTTTTATTTTAGGATGTGGCTTTCTATTTTCAGTAGTTCTCGTCTTACTATCAACTTCAAAGACATCCTTAACGAACCTGGTATTTCTTGTAGCTGCAATTCATATATACCGAACTTTTCGACAGCGTTATGAAATAATGGTTCCTACTCTTATTGCCATAACAATAGTAAGTGGAAGCTTTTATATATTATTGATTAGCAACCTGGATAACTTCATGGGGTTACTCGGTAAAAATGCAACACTTACTGGTCGTACAGATTTGTGGCCGGCTGTTGTGAACAAGATTCAGCAACGTCCTTGGCTAGGTTATGGATACAGTGGATTTTGGTCTACTGATTGGACAGGTGAGTCTGTTGATGTTTGGTACATAATAGGCTGGATTTCTCCAAACTCTCATAATGGGGTTTTGGATCTCTGGCTTGATTTAGGCTTATTAGGAGTGTTGATATTTTTGATTGGATTTTGGAAAAATTTGATTAATGGATTAGCCTGGATTCGCCAAAGCAAAACGTCGGTGAGTATTTTTCCATTGGTGTATTTTACATACATTGTTTTAGCAAATCTAACTGAAAACACTCTTTTAGTACAAAATAGTATTTTTTGGGTTCTATATGTAACTATTTCTCTCTTACTTATTAAACTACCAGTGAATTTAAGAAATACTTAA